A segment of the Nostoc sp. TCL26-01 genome:
CGAAAGTGTTTGTGCCGCAGCTTCTGTAATTTCTTGTAAGACAGCATGAAGATGACCTTGTTGAAAAGTCTTGCTTCTGGCTAACTGCACTAGTGTCTGGTTTTGTTTACGTCGTGCGTTATCTCTCATTCGCAGAGCCTCTTGGGCTTGCTGGGGTTCTGTTATATCTTTAACCACTAGCACCTGCATTTGTTATCCCTGGAAAGAAACTACGTTGCCTTGTAGTTCTCTGAAAAAAAGTAGAACTGTTTTTATAAATACAACTACGCCATAATGTTTTACATATCTGGAATATATATTTTTCTTCAAGTTTGTAATGTTGTTATAGCAAGTTGACAACGGTTTTTGATTCCAAGTTATATATTTTTATCAACCATAGCTATAATTGCCACATAATAACTAAGCGATCGCACTTAAAAGCTGCTTTAATTTTTGATGACTTCATAATAAATTTAACATAACTAAATTTATTGCTGAGATTGGCAATCTTCCTCAAGCAAAAGTAACAGTACAGATAGAGGTAAATTTTGATGCGAACATTGGGGTTTGAGATTAAAAGCTAGAAGATGGATGGGATTTTTCCTCCCCCGCCAAATTAGTTACCAGTTAACAGTCATCAGTTACCAGTTAATAAACGTTCACTGTTCACTGTTCACACCCCTGCTCACCAAAGCGATTAGTATATTTTTTGAGTTGGCAGTCCTTAATTCTTCCCCTACCCTCTACCCCCCTACACCCTTTCTTTACAGAACTCATTCCAAAAGAAAACCACTACCCTTGTATTTATGGTTTAGAGTAGAATTAGCAACTCAGCTAAAAAAAATTGCCAATGGTGTTTGATCCTGATTTTTTGAATGATAACTCTGAGGAACACCCCAACCAACTTCTTTCTGATCACTTTGGGGAAAACCCCAACCCGTTACTCAAGTATTTACAACATCAGTCTCCGGAAGTTCTAGCCCGTGTCGCTCAGTCCGTTAGCCCGGAAATTAAACAAATTATTTCCCAGAACGTGCAAGGGTTGGTGGGAATGCTCCCCGCAGAAAATTTTAACGTCCAA
Coding sequences within it:
- a CDS encoding DUF760 domain-containing protein, producing the protein MVFDPDFLNDNSEEHPNQLLSDHFGENPNPLLKYLQHQSPEVLARVAQSVSPEIKQIISQNVQGLVGMLPAENFNVQITTDKENLAGLLASAMMTGYFLRQMEQRMQLDHLSNG